CTGTCCTGAGGGAAACCATATCATATCTGGTTAGAAACCATTCCTTATCACCTGCCCTTTGCAGCCATTGCCATCTTTTTGGTCTACATAGCAATGCATAATCGTCTTCTCTTGCAGGCTCTGGTGATGGTAGTGTTTACGCTTGGAATGTTGAGAGCGGAAAGGTGCAGAAGAACATGTCATGTTGGTATTGAAACTACCTATATGTTATATATCTGTTTGATGACTGATGTACGGTCATTCTTGGACATCAGGTTGCATGCTGGCAAAGCACAGATACCAAACCGCCACGGGTAAGGTGGTCACCAGGATCCTTGATGTTCGTGACAGGAACAACAGAACTGTCCTGCTGGGTGCCGGATTTGTCCAAGGTGGAATCCTTTACCATCACCGACACCCAGGCCCCTGCCGACACCGACAGCGAGTAGATGCAAATGGTAAGAGGTGGGACTGCAATCTGCCGTGTGGCTGGTTGACGCGGCTCAGTTAAGAGTAAGCATAGTAGGAGATTGTCTAAACTTCTTCTCATCCTGTTACAATTCAGTGACTCTTAATTAGGTCATCAGCTGTGAACGAGGAACAACAAACTATAGCGGAGCTTCTGTATGGATCTGTTGTGATAATTGGGTTTTGTTCTTGATGACAGTAATTTTGCTTTGTGTCGTGAGAAGTATGCTGCACATTAGCATGTTATATAAGAGTCGTCTGCTCAAGTTGTGCATTGTGATACTCTATCTAGGTGCAAGAAAATATCTCTTTTTTACAGCCAAACAAACAAAAGGTGCCCTTTATGATGTAGGCATGTTTAGTTTGGATTGGATTAGGTATCCGTTCCTGTGTTAAGAAGCGTTCGAGCTCGTTGGCTAGGCCCGCAACTGGCTGGTAAATAGTTTTCATGGGCCTCTTAGCAGGCCGCCAAAGGAACAGGCCCATCTTGTTTTGTCGGCAGGTTAAAGTGAAACTGGAGACATCACATCACTCCTTTTTCTGCTTACGCAGTCGCTAACATGAACTCAGGTTGTATTAACTAGAATTTatagtatttttttataataaaataacttcagccgactttaataccagccgaacagacctCAGCTCGttacttttcaaaaaaaaagtacaggctattctttttatttatttacgaACGTTTCTTTTTCTATAGGACAAACTAGTAGTACTAGTATAGTAGTTAGGAAAGCTAACTTAGCTTTGGCAGTTGGCACGCCATGTAATCAAATTTCTGCGTTCCAAATCGTAAACAAAACCAACAGACACATTGACAGCCTAACAAAACATGCGTCCACATCAATATCTAAGGCTACCACCACCTAGCACCACCTAGCAGGTTGGTGACCCAATAAACAAATCCATGATATTGGTAGGTAGTTGTAGTTACCacaatatttttttaatataactGCTTACTTAGTCTTCTTAACAAAAATTGAACTTAGTATGTATTATACACCCGAACAGTTCACATAGTTCACTTACACTCGTAAAACTGAAGCGACTAATGATATCTGCCCTTCCTCTATTTCCTTCTCCTAAAATCGTGCTTGAAAAAAATTGCCCTTTCGTTCTCTATATACACTAGAGACGGTCTAAGCGTCTATGTACAACTATCCTGACCCCCTAGGTGCCGCTAAAGCGTGTTATATTAATTTTTTTCTCTACGTTAATACAAAGATACGCAAACCTTTTGCGTGATCGAGAAAGAAAATCGCGTTTGAAGTGCCTGTATAGTTAGTGTCCCTGTCATGCCACGCCCAGATTCTGGAAATGGCCAAAATGAGATGTTCGCGACCTTGCCAAAATCAGAAACGTTGTTGGCTGTGAGTGTGACATGTGGGCCCAAGTTGTTTGAAAGAACCCAGTACATGAATGTAATCTGTATTGCTTAAGGGGATTGAGGTTCCATAATTCTTGTCGTTGAAGACATCAATAAGGTCTTAAAACATAGCTTTGACTACGAGTTACTATTAGTAATGAATAAAAGAATTCAAGAAAAACACATTATGCGTGTCGTATCTCTGTCTTAGGAATACAATGTTTAGAAGTTATGTCTAAAGCATAACTTGAGCCTTCTCCAAGGGAAGAATGATTATATGGAAGGGAATAAAGTAAGTTATAGTGTCATCTCTACAAAATTACAACCTGTGCAAAAAAACAGAACAAATCACATTATATGGATGTCTATGAATCATTGTTTGGCAGGATTCTCTCGGACTCCTAATTTATATCGTGAGAATAGAGGGAAGAACCAACTCTTTGTGAATAGCACTACTACAATTACTAGTAGTAGGAGGCAGAACCAAAAGAAGCTGTGCCGATCACAATCAGACGCTCAATCTAAAATAGCCAGGGGAGGTAAAAATGACTTCAAATTTGTTGGAATGAATGACGGTGTAAAAATGAAGTGAATCGTTGAAGAAGCTCCCACGGTACCCGCGTCGTCTCCCGTGAGAGGCGACTCGGGGCAACGCGGCCGCGCTCCTAGACCCCACCTCCGACTACTCCCTGTCCGCCGCACGCGTGGGGGCTGCCTTTCATCTTCCTTGGTGCTGCATGTGGCTGCCGTCGTTGTTTGTGGTCTGGCTGTGGAGATTTTCGCTGTGCCTGTGCGCGCTTCATTTCCTTCAACACTTGAGTTTGTCCTACAGGGTGGTGTCGCTTCTTcggcggatgctttgccacccCGCTTGTCACTTCTccggcggatgctttgccgctggTGTTCATCTCGTCTTCGGCGGATACTTGGCCACCGTGGTCTCTTCTCCCGCAGATACTTTGTCGCTGTGGTCACGCCGGCTTCTGTGGCGGATACTTTGCCGTTGAGGATGCTCTGGCTCTTTCTTTGGCGGATACTTTGCCGAAGCTCGTCTGGTCTTCTTTGGGCGGATACTTTGCCGAAGCTCGTCTGGTCTTCTTTGCGTGCATGCTTTGCCACCACGTCTTCGTCAACCACTCAACCTGTAGGCTACTTCTGTGTTGTTTTCTGATCATAGGCTCAGTGTGTGGGTGTTGTGGCTGGGGGTCGTTTTCCCCCCTCCGTTTTTTCTCGTTGTTCTTTGTGTTTTTCGGACTGTGGTAATCCCTGGATTAATTACGAGTCTTTTGTATCTTTCTAAACGCAACTCCCTCTTAATGGAAAAACGTGCCTAAGGTACGatccagaaaaaaaaaaagacaagatGGTGCTGGTAGCCTGGAACTGTGTGTGGTGGGTGTCGGTGCACATCAGCACGTGGTGTGCTGACGAGGCAGCAAAGCAAAGAGTCAGTGGAGTAGGAGTGAGGCAAAGAAGCGCGCGCTGCTGCTCAACTGTAAACAAAGCAGCAGcaagtaaggatgaaaacggaacggaaatatcccgaatCCAACCGTATcgttttttttatatttaatccgatcgaatccgcattttcttgtccgactttaccgttttcgctttcgcatttcagatgtttcgtatttcaaatgtaaaagtagaaaacggtttagacatttttctgaccgttttctacttttctacttttaatttgaaatattccgaattgaaaattcggtttaaatcgaatttggccaactgcacaggtcatacagcccaattacaggttgttcaccacgcagctgtgttctttctactggtggccagctgccctctcttatagacggcgctcagcctcgtctctcttcacctcatgagatggtgctaaatgttaggaaaccggcagcatctacacgaaagcccacctgggccatagcccatcaagctcatcggtttaacccccacttgcaaagtcaatcatttgatagtttttgcatcagccgaataaatctttgttactcaaaagaaaaatctgaataaatctttaaaataaaatactacatctattctaaaagattaataaaattattctgactcagttcgagttcatgtttctataatatgcacttgttaattattatatgcacttgaacttgatcatgtatgcacttagtcatgcacttggtctacgggtcggtattccgtattgagttttcgtataccgaccgtgttcgatataattccgctcgaattgtttcgttttcgaaattctcgatattccgtaagttcgtgttcgttttcgtgttcggtttgtccgctttcgttttcgttttcgtatttaaatataaaagtagaaaacggttgaggagttctCCGTTCGATTCCGTCCGTTTCATCCTTAGCAGCAAGCATACATGTatacgaagaagaagaaaataatccAGGAGGCACATGGGACATGGCTGCCCTGCCCTGCCACAGGTGGCTGCTGGACTGTCCATGGATGCATCTGAGCTCATCGATGCCCTTATCGTGAGGTTAATATAATAAAATGAAACAACAAAACCGTAAGAAAGCGGAGAGAATAGAGTAGTTTTTactcaacaaataaataaataagaacAGTGTGTAGCAGTATAATTTATGGTGTACTAGTAGATAATAAATAAATAGAGCTCTTCATTCACACTCGACATTATACTAATCTTGTCTGAAAACTGCATCAACAAACTGGACTGGACTACAGTAGCTAGGAAAAGGAGAGATGGAGATAAAGAAAAATGGAAGCAAGAACCAACCAATAATCACGCAATCAACTCAAGAAGCAggaaaaaaactagtagtagtaGAGATCATCGATCTCAaggaaaaaattaaaaaaaaaactaagtaaagaagaagaaaactgtaGTGTAGGTGCAGCACCACAACTCATCAGCACAGAAGATCTGGAGCCTGAACCGACCGACTGATGGAGCCACATGACTACTCCTCAGATCAGATCAGAGCATCCTGTTGAGGAGCAGAGCCAcgccggcggcggcaatggcgtggCGGCGAGGAGCGACGGCGGTGGCGAGGCGGCGCTGGAGGACTTGGCCTTGGACTTCTTGGCGGGCGGCGAGGGCGAGTCATCGGAGGAGGaggtgtcagaggaggaggaatCACCACCGGAAGAGGAGCCGGAGGATCCGGAtccggaggacgaggacgaggaggacttTGCTGTGACGTGGACCTTCATTGCCGTGGTAGCAGTAGCCATAGCTGCAGATGAAGTAGTAGTCCTTGGCCTCCTTGAGCTGGAAGGCGTAGGTGCTGCCCTTGCTGTAGCTGCTCAGCGCGCTGGCCTTGTCGCAGTTGTCGTACCCGACCTCGTCCACCTGCACCACGTCCGACCGACCGTTTCTGGTACTGGAAGACTGCAAGGATCCAACAATGGCAGATATCATCACCATGGATCCATGCCAATGCCGTGCTGGTGcatggacaagaagaggaagaacaacaGCAAAAGATGCATGCTTACTGAGCCAGTCTCCCTTGTAGAAGGGCTTGTGCTTCTTCACCCAGGCCGTGTAGTCCACGTCGGGGTTCCACCCCTTCTCGTCGCCCACCGTGTAGttggccgccaccgccgccgccggcagctgCGACGCCGCCACCACGGCGGCCAGCAGGAGGGCCAGCGCCAGCCGCGTCGCCGCCATTCCTCTGATCTGCTTGCTGGCTGTGCTTGGTTGGGAGCTGGCACGGATGGGAGGTGGACCGGTCGGCCAGATGAGCTTGCAGGTAGCTGGAGGAAGAGAGGACTGAGGAGCTGAGCTATCTATCAGCAGTGGCAGTGTGTGGGGGTGGTGGTGGGTGGGGACGAATTGAACCAACGGACGGACAGCAGTTGGTGACCTCTGCTGCTGATCTGGATGAgtgaatacagtactccactctATTGCCAAGAAAGAACCCTCCAGATGCAGAAGGAGAGGACTTGGATTTATTTTTTTATTCATCTGTCAGTAACTAGCATGGACGACGTCAGATCAAATCGAgtgaggccctgtttagatcccaactaaaatccaaaaattttcaagatttcccgtcacatcaaatcttgcgacatatgtatggagcattaaatgtaggtaaaaaaaataactaattgcacagtttgtctgtaattgacgagacgaatcttttaagcctaaatagttcataattggataatttttgccaaatacaaatgaaagtgctacagtagcccaaaaccaaaaattttcgtaCCTAAACGGGCCTGAGATTCACACGTTTCTACGCCGTACACGTATACAGTGACAATATATAACTCCCACtgtaaaaaaaatacaattctaaatTTTTGACTAAATTTTAGAAAATGGTATCAAAACATGGTAGACTACTATAAAATATATTGCATCATTAATCTAACAatacctaatatatatatatatatatatatatatatatatatatatatatatatatatatatatatatataatatatatatatatatatatgttagtcTTTTATAGATTTGATTAAGATTGAAATTCTTTAACTCCTTCAAGAAAAGAGAACTACACTTCTATTTTTGAGACAGAGAGGATTACTGAAGGTACTACCTCAAAGGCTAATAAAGGTGGGCGTGTGCAGCAATTATTCAGACATCTGGTAATCCATGGAGTAATAATTAACCATCTGGTATATAGCAAACTATACATGCCATGGACTCACGTAGATCATGGATGCATCATTTCGCGCAGTCAGTCAATTGAGGATCACCTGGAACAGTGCTACCTTGATTGGCATTTGGTTCATTTCGCGCAGTCagtcagcccttgtttagttccaccccaacttccaaaaagttgctacagtacctgtcacatcgaatgtttgcggcctgtgcatggagcattaaatgtagacgaaaagaaaaactaattgtacagtttggtgggaaattgcgagacgaacgttttgagcctaattagtccatgtttgaacactatttgccaaataaaaacgaacgtgctactgtagccccaaaatccaaatttggCGAACTAAACCAGGGCTCAATTGAGCATCACCTGGAACAGTGCTACCTTGATTGGCACTCGGTCCATCATCATTGTCTGTATGTAGTAATAGTATTGTTCATGAACTCATGATGATGGAGGATCTACAGCAACGTGTGTACAACAGCTAGCGGCTGGCGTTAAAGCCATTTCGTGCGAGAACTGCACGATCAATGCAACGCAAGGCCATTTCTTCCTTTCAGTTTCCTTCTTCCTACCTAGCTAATGCATGGTTGCTCATTTAAGCCATGGAGTGTTTCAGAAGCAAGCAACCTACCGTACCCAATGCATTCTTTTAATTTATTTCCACATGAATGACATTTATAACCAATCAGATGGTTTTCTTTCTAAGCACACGTTTCAATTCGTCCaaagaaaaaagcaaaaaaaaaaaaaaaaaaaaaaagaaagaaaagaaatcatGATGGTTGTGACTCCTGGCGGGTGGTACTACAAGTCATTTATTTTCATCTCCGAATTGACATGTTGGTGATCTCGTCGCAACTCAAAAGTCATGCCTGCCTGTTAGCATTTCGGTCTCATTGGTCATTGCGCAACGTTTAGATTGTGGAAGCTCATTAAGTACACTATATATATAAATCAGTCTCGCCTATTACACCTCCTTCTAAAAATATATATAGATTGTTTTAGTTTTATCTTAAATCATGATTTTCtagctttgatttttttttttacaaaaatacaTGAACATCTATCTATAAAATGAAACTAGTTCGATTAAATCCACCATCAACTACTATTCTTTGTTATTGTGGATACTAGTATACTTTTCTATATGCTCAATCAATGCTAAAGAAATTTGACTTATAATAAACTTACAATTACTTGCATTTTTAACAAAAGAATAATGTAAACCACCAATGCAACCAGAGAAAGACGAACTTCAGCAATGGACCATCGTTACACACTAATAACTATAATAGCTGTATATAAAACAATACCCGCCTTTTGCAAGATTCACCGTCTCAAAGATTcgttactactccctccattaatTTTCTACATGTCGTATTAGATGACCGGATTTAGAAAAAAGCGAAGTGGTTCACAACATGCGAActatatattatgaaagtatttctTATAGTGAATATCTAGAAATATAAATCATGTGGTGTGTGGTTAACTTATATAAAGCTTTAAAATTGATATAGTCAAAGATAGAAATATTTAATTTGGGACAAAACTAATACGACATGTAAAAACATAGGGAGTATTAAAAAGTGAACTAGTGATAATGGTATATAGGCACAAAAGCTTGGTTGTAGCTTCTTAAATAAACCAACTATAAACATCCAAGAGAGCAGCGACGGAGGCAGCGGTGGGGCttggggggctctagcccccctatTGATCCTAGGCACGTGGAGCCCCCCTAAACCCTCTCTTGAAATtgtatgcatatatgtattaggtaggatgGGCTAAGGTTAAAAGAAGATAAAAAAagtctctattcttttgttcagcctcttctaaatttttttctggcttcgtgcCTGCAAGAGAGATGAGAGACCTGTGCATGATAGGAGGAAGAGGGAGGGGGCAGTTATTAGTTAGGCCCGGCCATGTGAGGTGAGCGAGGAGATGCCGGGCCATATGCTCCTTTGTTTCCGACAATGCCACTGAAGTTTAGCAGCAACGTGTGGCTGGCGCTCATCAGTGTGCCTTTTGCGTTCAACTGATCTACTACTTTCTTGCTGGCTCCACACACATATCTATCCCATATCTCATCAAAAGCATGCAGGATTGCACCATGGCCATGTGATGagcttcttttgctttgctttgctcaTGGTCATGGGCAGCAACTTGCCTGGACCGCCCTCCAAGTCTTGATACCAGTCATCAAGCTTCTTTTCGTCTCTCAGGTGCTCCCCTGCATGCCAACCTAAATATATCTCTGTTCACCCTCTGATTTACAGCAAAGcaagcaaaggaaacatacctcCTTGCGTTGCATTTGCATTTGCGTTGTCTCTCTGAACACGCAAATGCAGGGCTCACGTGAAGAAGTCGGATCCAGATCTCCAATGCAAAGTGCTCACCCTATCAAAGGTTGGTGATTGAAGCACCAATACATGCTTTGGCTCAAGCCTCAGGGGTTGCATTGGAGCAAAGGGTACTTTCTATCCACCAATCTGCTTCGCTTCGCCTGGCCTCatctcgccacgccacgccacccaACTATTGCCTCGCTCCCTATTGCACCCTCTACTGATCAACCTCACTACCTTTTCCAAGATGGCTGTGGCTGGCACCCCACGACATTGCCGGAGCCAGGAATTAGGCATAGGAGGGGGGCCAAACAAAAAATTGGTGGTCTATACCACCTTATTAATAATCAACAAGTCTATGAATAGACTATATGTATCATCAATATTTTCATTTGGTCCGTATATGCGATATCAATAGCTTGCAGATTCATATTTCCATGGTACACCAAACAATATAAAGAAGAAGGGAAAATATCTagataaatatatttttttacAAGATTGGGAAAatataatttggattaaaaaaatataaatggAAGAAACATATATTCATAAATGTCTTGCTTAGTAGCAAGATATCCATGCTAGTGTATTAGGGTTAACAAAGGAAAATTTAAGCAACAAGTGTttggatgggggggggggggggggcacgacCCCTACTCCACCATCGGTTGATGAGTCCTGCTATGTTACCACCTCCTCCACATCAACATAATTACTAGAGGTCGTCTTCGAAAGCAAAACTGTTCAAGGATATGTGTGAAGAACCTTATATACTACCACATATGCTTGAGCCCTGCTCTACCTCTAGCAACATCCCTATTCAAGGGATGACCCTTCCTAGAGCCAGCTTTGATTTCTCTGGTTACTTGGGACACATACACCATTTTCCTATATATTATGCTATTTTCAGACACTTTTGATTTTAGCAAAATATAAAAGTTGTCATTTTCAACCAACTTCATGGCAATTTTCGATTGTCACTTTTAAGAAACTCTTGACCGAACAAATTTCTATTTCATATATCATAATATGGTTTCATCTCTAGGTTAGAAAACCATTTCGCGTGGAAAGATAGAATAGAAGATAGCAACCGGTAGCAAAGATCGTCAATGGGCCTTTAACGCGTTCCTTAGATACCCGTCCAAATCAACATGGGCTGGCCCATCACGAGAGACAGCCCAATACCCGTCCCAATTCACATCCCGTCGGCCGTCGCCCTCAGATAAAAATCTGGCAGAACCCGAACTGTAGAACCCTAGCCTTGCGGTCGCGGATCCGTCCTGCAAATCTCCTCACCCACTTCTCCGCAGGTGAGCAGCGACCAGCGTGTCCCTCGATTCAGATCTTTTGAAATTTGTCAGCTCTCTGCTTTTTTCCTCCTTCTGATCTTTctgtgctcttcttcttcttgctgccGCTGTTCTTCTGTTACTGTTACTAGGATCTCTATAAGATTCCCCGAGATGTCGGACGAGGAGCACCACTTCGAGTCCAAGGCCGACGCCGGCGCCTCCAAGACCTACCCGCAGCAGGCCGGCACCATCCGCAAGAACGGCTACATCGTCATCAAGGGCCGTCCCTGCAAGGTGAGATTCACCATCTCCCACTCTGTCGCTTGTTAAGTCATGCAGTTGATCTCATGGCTTGTTTTGTTGTTGGGAAAAAATTGCTTTCTTGTTGGTAGCCTTTTGTTTTAATTAATTCCCGTAGCTTAGAGATGCATCAAGTGCTAGATCTGCTATATCAACCCGTGAAAGGATGTTTGCTGCAGATGTGGATAGATATGTTGCTCTGTAGGATAAAGATTTGATCTTTAGTTTGGTGCCTTTAGTAAGGTTTCAATTTTTCAACAATTTCCATCTGGCTTATGTGCTCCATGGGGCTACTTCCCTACAGTGGTTCTGTAATCTGTATGCCATGTCCTCTGAATCTGTCTAAACAATTTCTGTACGTAATGATGATTATTACTGAACAACTAGACAGCCTTGTGGATTAGCAAGCTATCCATCTTGAATTATATCACATATATACCTGTCTCAAAAAGGTGTTTCAGTTGGATATTCATTTATGAGACAACAAGTTCCTGCAAGATTATTTGGAGAAAGCAGACTGAAACTAGGACTTGCTATTTGGTGGTTCTGAATGATATGTTTAGCTCAACAATGCTGGTTAAACTAGAACtatttccatgtttttttttcttctggcTTCTACTTGGCAAAGTTCTTTTTTGCTCCTGGCACCTTTCCTTCAACATAGTTGCTATTTGGAGCAGTGTCCATCATTGATGAATTGTTGTTTGGAGTCATTATCCACTTATGGTGGTACGAGTTGATAGGCAACATTCAACTTTTCTGTCATTAGTGTTTATAGCCTGGTTATACATGTTTTCATACTGGACTCCACTATTTTTCTTGCTACCCTATTTGCTTACCTGGAGTTGGGGATGATAACTAGAATGCCATTTTATTACTTTGTTATATTCCTTTCTGGTTTGCATGTCTGGTATGGTAGCTATATTCTCTCATTAGATCTATCAATTCTCTTAGCGTGATGCTCATGTCAAGCAACCCTTGGTCTGACAATAATTTTGGTATACGCTTTGTTTTAGGTTGTTGAGGTCTCCACTTCCAAGACTGGGAAGCATGGCCATGCCAAGTGCCACTTTGTTGGCATTGACATTTTCACTGGAAAGAAGCTTGAGGATATTGTTCCTTCTTCTCACAACTGTGATGTAAGCTATCAGTATGACTCCTTGCGTTGCTTGTTCAGTTAAGTGCACAGAATTTGGTAACCTTTTGTCTCATGCCTGCATTGTACAGGTTCCACATGTTAATCGTGTTGAGTATCAGCTGATTGACATTTCTGAAGATGGATTTGTGCGTTTGCTTCCATTCCAACCTGGCCTCTGTCTTTCCATTCAACTTTGTCTTTTTGGCAAGTACATTCCGGTTTATAACATTGATGATGGCATTTTACAGGTCAGCCTTTTGACTGAGACTGGCAGCACTAAGGATGACACCAGGCTTCCCACTGATGAAGCTCTGCAAGCCCAGGTCAGTTAGCCGCACAAGCCTACGCTTCTGTTCCAAATCTCTTAGACACTTTGCTTGACATCTGCAGATCAAGAGTGGATATGATGAAGGAAAGGACATCCTCCTGACCGTGATGTCTGCCATGGGTGAGGAACAGATCTGTGCTGTCAAGGAGATTGGGGGCAAGAACTAAAGCTCTGCTTCTTCGGACCCGCTGTTTGAGGGCAATACCTGTTGTCTTGTGCTTAGAGTTGAGAAGCTGAGTTGAGATACATACATAGGCGTTTAAGTTATCTGTGGTTTTGGGTACCTGGAATTTGATGAGATGGTGTTATTACTTTGTGGTACTTGGTTATCGATCTCTGTTATCTTTTTTGAACTGAAGTAACTCCGGTTATCAATGGGAattgctttatatatatataaggtgCCCTGGTTGTGAATGCTGCAACAAATGAAGCAACCACTTTTGTGGGTGGAAGCAATTCAGTTGGTTGCTTTCTGTTATTTCTCAAATGATGATGAATGTGTCTGCCACTTCTATCCTCTGTTATGCAAATCTGTTTTTCAAACTGGAAGTTAGCTGTCAAAAATATCCATAAACTAAGTATTCTCTCACTATATTTTAaaacaaattttattttatttaagtTCCAAACAAGACCCCGTCCTCTGTTTACCGAGCATTTGGCGCCTTTCACGGATACTATCGCTTACGGCAGCCGCGCTCAGTGAAGATAAGCTACGGGGCCACTCAGCGACTCCCATCCCATGTCCACCACCGCCGTGCTCCCCTCCCCGGCATCGACCAGGCACACGTCCGGCGGCAGTGTCCAGCATGGCGCCCTCACGGCGGACCGCGCGGCGGCGCTGCTGACGGGCTGCGCGTCCGCGTGCCGCGCATCGGAGCTCCACGCCGCGGCGGTGCGCGCCGGCGTGGACCAGGACAAAGCCGTGGACTTCCGTCTCCAGCGCGCGTACGCCGCGTCCGGCCGGCTGGACCTCGCCGTGGCGCTGCTCCGCCGCACGGCCGACCCGACCGCCGTCTTCTACACCTCCGCCATCCACGCGCACTCCTCCCGGGGCCTCCACCAAGCGGCGCTGGCGCTCCTCTCGGAGATGCTGCTGTCGCACGGCCTCCTCCCCACCGCGCACACCCTCTCGGCGTCCCTCCCCGCGTGCGGCGGCCTCGCGGTCGGCCGCGCGCTGCACGGGTACGCCGTGAAGCTGGCGCTCTCCGGCGAACCGTACGTGGCCACCGCGCTGCTGGGCATGTACGCGCGCGCCggggaggcagcggcggcgcgggcgctgtTCGACGGGATGCGGCCGGACCCGCACGTGGTGTCGGTGACGGCGATGCTGACCTGCTACGCCAAGATGGGCCTGCTAGACGACGCGCGCAGCCTGTTCGACGGGTTGCCCAGCAAGGATCTCATCTGCTGGAACGCCATGATGGACGGGTACACGCAGCACGGGCGGCCCAGCGAGGCGCTGCGTCTGTTCCGGCGGATGCTGAGGTCGGGCGTGGAGCCCGACGAGGTGTCGGTGGTGCTGGCGCTCTCCGCGGTGGCGCAGCTGGGCATGGCGGAGTCCGGGAGGTGGCTCCACTCGTTCGTGAACAACAGCAGCCGCCGGGTCCGGCTCAACGCCAGGGTCGGCACGGCGCTCATCGACATGTACTACAAGTGCGGGAGCCTGGAGGACGCCGTCGCCGTGTTCCCTGACCTCGGCGCCGACAGGGACGTCGTCGCGTGGAACGCCATGATCAACGGGTACGCGATGCACGGGCACAGCCGGGAAGCGCTGGAGGCGTTCAGCCAGCTCCGGGCGCAGGGGCTCTGGCCGACCGACATCACCTTCATCGGCGTGCTCAACGCGTGCAGCCACTCCG
Above is a genomic segment from Miscanthus floridulus cultivar M001 chromosome 3, ASM1932011v1, whole genome shotgun sequence containing:
- the LOC136544916 gene encoding eukaryotic translation initiation factor 5A-1/2-like gives rise to the protein MSDEEHHFESKADAGASKTYPQQAGTIRKNGYIVIKGRPCKVVEVSTSKTGKHGHAKCHFVGIDIFTGKKLEDIVPSSHNCDVPHVNRVEYQLIDISEDGFVSLLTETGSTKDDTRLPTDEALQAQIKSGYDEGKDILLTVMSAMGEEQICAVKEIGGKN
- the LOC136544917 gene encoding pentatricopeptide repeat-containing protein ELI1, chloroplastic-like; amino-acid sequence: MSTTAVLPSPASTRHTSGGSVQHGALTADRAAALLTGCASACRASELHAAAVRAGVDQDKAVDFRLQRAYAASGRLDLAVALLRRTADPTAVFYTSAIHAHSSRGLHQAALALLSEMLLSHGLLPTAHTLSASLPACGGLAVGRALHGYAVKLALSGEPYVATALLGMYARAGEAAAARALFDGMRPDPHVVSVTAMLTCYAKMGLLDDARSLFDGLPSKDLICWNAMMDGYTQHGRPSEALRLFRRMLRSGVEPDEVSVVLALSAVAQLGMAESGRWLHSFVNNSSRRVRLNARVGTALIDMYYKCGSLEDAVAVFPDLGADRDVVAWNAMINGYAMHGHSREALEAFSQLRAQGLWPTDITFIGVLNACSHSGLVDEGRALFRLLEEEYGIQPKVEHYGCMVDLLGRAGRVEEAFDLVQSMKTTTAKPDAVMWASLLSACRLHKNMALGQQIADYLVANGLANSGTYVLLSNIYAAAGNWREVGRVRSMMRASGFQKEPGCSAVEVGRRVVEFVAGDRSHPRAAEIYAKLEEVKGMARARGHVPRTELVLHDLDDDDAAKEQALAVHSEKLALAFGLISTPPGTAIKIVKNLRACADCHAVLKLASEVTGRRIVFRDRNRFHHFVDGSCTCGDYW